In a single window of the Nocardiopsis composta genome:
- a CDS encoding DUF2268 domain-containing protein, protein MTITVVDTYSAMKQILQAPLAERTGLLRSMLEPIKGMYRFAPVEVDLVDMHRMSFGFPVDRDERRCLDALEALAEAGAWKRMQRALDEALAVQQAAVAGLQAPDITVLFVLGDPGDAHFTDTVLGVSGSGGISGYILITLWPFPENLERLEVTAVHELNHNLRYAPGGVVWDPATVTVGEHVVGEGLADAFARQLYGDDLGRTRIGVAHLHDEEVFAKVVSGLEVTGMQNFTAWVHGDAGAERFGAEPVGLPTGAGYSAGNRLVDAYLAATGQSAAQALHADSAEVIATALRHGA, encoded by the coding sequence ATGACGATCACCGTTGTCGACACCTACTCGGCCATGAAGCAGATCCTGCAGGCCCCGCTCGCCGAGCGCACCGGGCTGCTGCGGTCGATGCTGGAGCCCATCAAGGGCATGTACCGGTTCGCCCCTGTAGAGGTCGACCTGGTCGACATGCACCGGATGTCGTTCGGCTTCCCCGTCGACCGCGACGAGCGGCGCTGCCTGGACGCGCTGGAGGCGCTGGCCGAGGCCGGGGCCTGGAAGCGGATGCAGCGCGCCCTCGACGAGGCCCTCGCCGTGCAGCAGGCGGCGGTTGCGGGGCTGCAGGCGCCCGACATCACCGTGCTGTTCGTGCTCGGCGACCCCGGCGACGCCCACTTCACCGACACCGTCCTCGGGGTCAGCGGGAGCGGCGGGATCTCGGGCTACATCCTCATCACGCTGTGGCCGTTCCCGGAGAACCTGGAGCGGCTGGAGGTCACCGCCGTGCACGAGCTCAACCACAACCTGCGCTACGCCCCGGGCGGGGTGGTGTGGGACCCGGCGACCGTCACCGTCGGCGAGCACGTGGTCGGAGAAGGGCTGGCCGACGCGTTCGCCCGCCAGCTCTACGGCGACGACCTCGGCCGCACCCGCATCGGCGTCGCGCACCTGCACGACGAGGAGGTCTTCGCCAAGGTGGTCTCCGGGCTGGAGGTGACCGGCATGCAGAACTTCACCGCCTGGGTGCACGGCGACGCCGGCGCGGAGCGCTTCGGCGCCGAGCCGGTGGGGCTGCCGACCGGGGCCGGGTACAGCGCCGGCAACCGGCTGGTCGACGCCTACCTGGCGGCGACCGGGCAGAGCGCCGCCCAGGCCCTGCACGCCGACAGCGCGGAGGTCATCGCCACGGCGCTGCGCCACGGGGCCTGA
- a CDS encoding VOC family protein, giving the protein MDIRIDTAFLPHDDPEASLAFYRDVLGFEVRGDVGQGRMRWITVGPAGRPDTSILLAPPAADPGVTEEERRTIAEMMAKGTYGWILLAAPDLDDVFQKVQTAGAEVVQEPAEQPYGVRDCAFRDPAGNTVRIQQIR; this is encoded by the coding sequence ATGGACATCAGGATCGACACGGCCTTCCTTCCGCACGACGACCCGGAGGCCTCGCTGGCCTTCTACCGCGACGTCCTCGGCTTCGAGGTCCGCGGCGACGTCGGCCAGGGCAGGATGCGCTGGATCACGGTCGGCCCCGCCGGCCGGCCGGACACCTCCATCCTGCTGGCGCCGCCGGCGGCCGACCCCGGGGTCACCGAGGAGGAGCGGCGCACCATCGCCGAGATGATGGCCAAGGGCACCTACGGCTGGATCCTGCTGGCCGCCCCCGACCTCGACGACGTCTTCCAGAAGGTGCAGACCGCCGGCGCCGAGGTCGTCCAGGAACCGGCGGAGCAGCCCTACGGCGTCCGCGACTGCGCCTTCCGCGACCCCGCGGGCAACACGGTCCGCATCCAGCAGATCCGCTGA